In one Frankiaceae bacterium genomic region, the following are encoded:
- a CDS encoding AAA family ATPase has translation MKPAAITETHTAVVVLAGDRAYKAKKPVRFPFVDLTTPALRRRACEREVELNRRFAPDVYLGVATLRLRGEPGEPVVVMRRMPEECRLSALVAASRSDARDETVKVARLVAAFHAAAPTSAAVAEAASPPVVARTSLRNVDELDAARGHLLDAEDVESVRRLTERYLAGRGPLLRERAETSARDGHGDLLADDVFCLPDGPRVLDCLEFDDALRYGDVLADVAFLAMDLERLGGTALARTFLDAYAGFSGATWPPSLEHFYVAQRALVRAKVACLRSDSVQAHDLMRIALRHLRAGRVRLVLVGGLPGTGKSTVARGLADRFGLTLLRSDAVRKQLHGIAPGTWHPERYGEGLYDAGHTAATYAELLREATLALTHGESVVLDATWLDPAMRARAAAVAAAAHADLVQVRCTAPADVARQRVTERAFAHADISDATPEVAERMAATATAWPDAFVIDTTAPPPATLARVAARLA, from the coding sequence ATGAAGCCCGCCGCGATCACCGAGACGCACACCGCTGTCGTCGTGCTGGCGGGCGACCGCGCGTACAAGGCGAAGAAGCCGGTGCGCTTCCCGTTCGTCGACCTCACCACCCCCGCGCTGAGACGCCGGGCATGCGAGCGTGAGGTCGAGCTCAACCGCAGGTTCGCGCCCGACGTCTATCTCGGCGTCGCCACGCTCCGCCTCCGCGGCGAGCCGGGCGAGCCCGTCGTCGTCATGCGCCGCATGCCCGAGGAGTGCCGGCTGTCCGCGCTCGTCGCGGCGAGCCGCTCCGACGCCCGCGACGAGACGGTGAAGGTCGCCCGCCTCGTCGCGGCGTTCCACGCGGCCGCCCCGACGTCGGCCGCGGTCGCCGAGGCGGCCTCGCCGCCTGTCGTCGCGCGGACGTCGCTGCGCAACGTCGACGAGCTCGACGCCGCGCGCGGCCACCTTCTCGACGCGGAGGACGTCGAGAGCGTTCGCCGGCTCACCGAGCGCTACCTCGCGGGCCGCGGCCCGCTGCTCCGCGAACGCGCCGAGACCAGCGCCCGCGACGGCCACGGCGACCTGCTCGCCGACGACGTGTTCTGCCTGCCCGACGGGCCGCGCGTCCTCGACTGCCTGGAGTTCGACGACGCGCTCCGCTACGGCGACGTCCTCGCCGACGTCGCGTTCCTCGCCATGGACCTCGAACGCCTGGGCGGCACCGCGCTCGCGAGGACGTTCCTCGACGCGTACGCCGGGTTCTCCGGCGCCACGTGGCCGCCGTCGCTGGAGCACTTCTACGTCGCGCAGCGCGCGCTCGTCCGCGCCAAGGTCGCGTGCCTGCGTTCCGACTCGGTTCAGGCGCACGACCTGATGCGGATCGCGCTGCGCCACCTGCGCGCCGGCCGCGTCCGGCTCGTCCTCGTGGGCGGGCTGCCCGGCACCGGCAAGTCCACCGTCGCGCGAGGCCTCGCCGACCGGTTCGGGCTGACGCTGCTGCGCTCGGACGCCGTGCGCAAGCAGCTGCACGGCATCGCGCCCGGCACGTGGCACCCGGAGCGCTACGGCGAGGGCCTCTACGACGCAGGGCACACGGCCGCGACCTACGCCGAACTGCTCCGCGAGGCGACGCTCGCGCTCACGCACGGCGAGTCGGTCGTCCTCGACGCCACCTGGCTCGACCCGGCGATGCGCGCCCGCGCCGCGGCCGTCGCGGCCGCCGCCCACGCCGACCTCGTCCAGGTCCGGTGCACCGCCCCCGCCGACGTCGCGCGGCAGCGCGTGACCGAACGGGCGTTCGCGCACGCGGACATCTCCGACGCCACGCCGGAGGTCGCCGAGCGGATGGCGGCCACGGCGACGGCGTGGCCGGACGCCTTCGTGATCGACACCACCGCGCCACCCCCGGCGACGCTCGCCCGCGTCGCCGCGCGT